GCGAGTCGGGTCGGATTTCCACACTGAAAGGACTGCGATTCCATGCCATCTCTGAGGGAGAAGCTTGAAAATAACTTATTTTCAGGGCCCCTGTGAGGGCGACAGTTTTGAAGGGCTACGAGGAACAAACGCAGGCTTTTCCCTACCGTTGAATATGACGCTTGGactgtccttctgtctctccatctccagcAGGTAGCAGTCTATAAGGTCGCGAGGGTTGTCGGGGTCGAGAGAGGCCCGGTGCTGGTCTACGACTTCCTTAGCGCGGCAGAGCATGAAAGGAAGGACGTGTCATCAGCGGCGGCGGAGGACGCCCACTCTCTCGATTCAATCCTCGGCCAGTGTGGGTGAGCTTTCTTCAGTATATacagtaaacaaagaaacaaaaaagtttGTTGACAAATGTGCATTTCGGTTTTCCTACAATTGCATAAATTTGTTTTATCTGACGGAGCGAGGAAGACCATCAAATAATCGGATCTAATAGCTTTTCCCAAGTGTCTGCGAGTCTAGCGACCTGCCTCTCGCTCCGTCGGGGCCGCTGCCTCTCCTGGGCGTTCCATGGCTTGCGACCGAACCAGATTTACCATGAAGAGCCCAGACCACGGCTGAAATTGTAACCATTCCTAACCAGAGCCATTATTCACAGTGCAATTTTctacgcatttttttttattgatttgtcgAGATAGACATTGACCGCTGACGCTAATCGAAGTCGTGATGGCGGGGAGGCTGAGCTGAAGCCCGCGGTGCCCTTGCCCCTCCTGCTCGCCTTGCCCCAACTGCCCACTTACCTGCATCATGTCGTTGGCCTGCTTCGCCGACTTCTGCAGCCAGTCCTGCCTGGAGAGCCTCCTCATGAGGGGCGCGGGGATGTAGTTCAGCCACGGGAAGAACTCGGGAAGGACCAGGAAGACGACGTCCTCCTGGAACACCCTGATGAGCCTGAGGAACCGGAGCATCTCCGCGTCGTCCAGGTTGTAGCGGCGACCTGGCGGGAGGCAAGGTCGATGTGTCTGCTTTATGGACCTTGGCGAATGATCAGACTTTATAGGATCACTTCTATAGCGACCTTGGCGGGAGGGACGTGGCTGCAGGTCGCGGCCGGGCGCGGGAGGCAAGCGTGTGGCCGCATTTTGGCAAGAGGGAATGGGAGCAACagaggaaggcgggaagggaCTCACTGGCCACCAGCTGCCACACGACGTTCAGGGTGACGAGGCTTATGGAGTCGGGCAGCGTCGTCGGGCTGCCGGCGATCCTGCGGAAGTCCTCGACCAGCGCCTTGGCCTCGACGGCGACGGCGGCGTCCATGCTGGACTTGCCCATGCCCAGGTCGCGCAGCTGCCGCAGGAGGAACCGCCGCGACGCCTGCCACCTCGCCCCGCTCGAGAAGATCACTCCTGCGGCGAGGAGGCCGTCAGGCGCCGCCGCTCGGGGCGACGCGAGATCGCACGCGGTGTGTGTGTAGGCGCAGacgcacacgtgcacgcacaacaaacacacacatacatatatatatacatatacatacatacatagcaacatgaatacatacatacatacatacatacatatatatatatatatatatatatatatatatatatattatatatatatatataatatatatatatgtctgtttatattacacacacacacacacacacacacacacacacacacacgcacacagagacacacacacacacacacacacacacacacacacacacacacacatacaaatacatgcatctgtatgtatatatacatatacatatatatatatatatatatatatatatatatatatatatatatatatatatatatatattggggtcaCGGGTTGCCCCGGCTTCTGTGACcccagtttacatatatatacatatatgtatatgtgtgtgtgtgtagatcccTCACCCGCCTCCTCGCCGTCGGACAGGAAGTTGAAGACCCTCCAGCTGGGTCTGTCCGCGAACTCGGTCTTGGCGAAGGCTTCCTTGATGAGCTTGTAGCTGCACAGGAACACCTGGTCGACGGCGCCGAAGCGGGTgctgcgggggaggagggggagggcgtgagaagggggaaggagggggaggagggggagggcgtgagaagggtgaaggagggggaggaggggggagggcgtgagaaggggggaggaggggggagggcgtgagaagggtggaggagggggagaggggggagggcgtgagaaggggggaggaggggaggaggggaggagaggggagggacacgcCGTCTCGCCAGcgggacgataataataatgtataatgaaaataataataatagtgtataatgataatgataatattgcataaggataataataatgataataatattgataatgtataatgataataatgtataatgataataataatgatgataatgtataatgatgataataatgataataatgtataatgataataataatgataataatgtataatgataataatgatgataatgtataatgataataataatgataataataataatatataataacaataataaaaacaacgtaTACAAACAAGGCAACGACGCCTCTGAGACCGAAACAGCTCCACCTTCTCAGCCTCGCGTGCATCGGGGCCGCCGCCGCCTACCTGAACACGTCGCCGTACTTCTGCTGCAGTCTTTTCACGCTGTCGTTGTCGGCGAATCCTGAGCCGATGATGGGGTATCTGcgaggtcctggggaggagggagggaggggggggggtgaggacgcATGCAGACATGTCGACGGAGGAAGCAGTTAgaaatgcgtgtgcgtgcatgtgtggttTTGATTTGTGcgtgtacatatctgtgtgtatatatgtatacgcgcacacacgcacgcacacacatgtacacacacacacatacagacatgcacgcacacaaaattGAAACGTATGAATAGATCCAGATGTAAGTATATCCGTGTGCACAGTTGAagaatgatagtgttaataatgatgatgataagataagtaatgaaaaataatggcaatcaaaataatatcaacagtgataaagaataataacaataacagtagcaataaaaacaataatcataataaaattaccgacaatgataatagtaataataataaaaataacaacaatgattaagaaaaacgataataatagcatcagccacaataataatagtaacaatgataataatactgataataataacaataatagtaatagtgataataataaaaataattacaatgataatagagagaataatgataataatactaataatcatagttacaataataataataacagtagtaacaacaacatcaataaaaataacagcaacaagcaATACCTACAATGTGAATaaagatcataaaaataaaaatagcatttAAAAATGAGTTCGTTATCCCAACCAAAAAGCGCGGGCGAACCTGGCGGGAGAGTCGACGGTCTGTTGCTCCAGAGATGCAGGAGGAGCAGGACCGCGACGCAGAGCAGAACCTCGACCAGCATGTTTTAAGGGTGGCGGTGGCGGGGTCAAGAATTATCTGTAAaataaatggaagagggaagggaagtgaaaggatgAGGAAatagtaaaatgtatatatatatatatatatatatatatatatatatatatatatatatatatatatatatatatatacatacatacatacatatatatatatatatatatatatattatatatatatatatatatacatacatacatacatatatatatatatatatatatatatatctgtatatatatatatataattacatatatatatatatatatatatatatatatatatatatatatgtgtgtgtgtgtgggtatgtgtgtttgtgtgtgtgtgtgtgtctgtgtgtctgtgtgtgtttgtgtatgtgtatatatatatatatacacatatatacatatatatatatgtatatatatatatacatacatacatatatatatatatatatatatatatatatatatatatatatatatatacatatacatatgtgtgcgtgtgtgtgtgtgtgtgtgtgtgtgtgtgtatatatatatatatatatatatatatcatatatatatatatatatatatatatatatatgcgtgtgtgcgcgggtgtgtgtgtgtgtatgtgtgtgtgtgtgtgtgtgtgtgtgtttgtgtatgtgtgcgtgtgtacgtgtgtgcgtgttcatatgtgcgtgtgtgtgtgtgcgtttgtgcgtgcgtgtgtgtgtgtgtgtgtgtgtgtgtgtgtgtgtgtgtgtgtgtgtgtgtgtgtgtgtgtgtgtgtgtgtgtgtgtgtgtgtgtgtgtgtgtgtgtgtgtgtgtgtgtgtgcgggcgcatgggtgcgtgtgtgtgattgtgtgtgtgtgtgaatgattatacatttatatatatgtatatatgtagacatatatatgtataattatagacatatatatatatatatatatatatatatatatatatatatatatatatatatatatatatacacacacacacacacacacacacacacacacacacacacacacacacacacacacacacacacacatatatatatatatatatatatatatatatatatatagacatatatatatatataaatataaatataaatatatatagacatatgtatatatatatatatatatatatatatatatatatatatatatatatatgtgtgtgtgtgtgtgtgtgtgtgtgtgtgtgtatgtatgtgtgtgtgtgtgtgtgtgtgtgtgtgtgtgtgtgtgtacaggtgatttatataatgcataatgtatatattcatacatattaatgcatgtttacataccaacacacacacgctcatgcatacatccctatatctgtatctgcaatatatttatctaccttttaTATATCCTCCTATGCTTGCGTTGCAGGGCACATGCAAACAAAGTTCACAGATGCTTATCCTATCATCTGCCAAATGACATTTCCGCAACAGAATTAATCTTTGCTAAAATCTAATCTCGGGGCCAAATCCCGCAACTCACACCCTGTGGCAACAATATTAAAGAAACTCCTTCACTTTTCTCCATAAGAACGCGAAGGAAACTCACTCCCTCCTTGGCCCTCCGACTGAGTttccgagagagcgagaggcgacgAACCTCCCACTGCGAGGCCGGAGGGGTAACTGGCCAGTCATCGTGAGTCGCCCTCGGGCTGGAGGAAGGACTTGGAGCCGCCAGCTGGGACCTCGTCCTGGTCGTCATTTCTATGAGAGGCAATTAATTTGGTGTAAAAGAAACAACAGCCATgtactgttttcttttattttctttagttgTTTTATTCATCTTGTACACTCCGTGGGGCCGGGACCACATCGCTCTGTTATttgttgtatatattcattccCTTTTAATCTTAACGCTTTGTAAACGctcgattttttattttgtttatttttgaaccAAACTTAATTGTCGTCGACCTCACTGCCCTCTGGCGGCGAGGAAGACAAGTTGCAATAAAGCGGTGTTGATGCAGCTCAAGTGGCCGGGCACTTGGTGGGCGGCGCCCGGGGAGCGCCCTGCCCGGCCCTCTGGCGCTGCGGTGCGtgttaaaacacacacgcatagacaaatatatatatatatatatatatatatatatatatatatatatatatatatatatatatatatatatatattcacacataaacacatacacactgacaaataaataaataaatatatattatatatatatatatatatatatatatatatatatatatatatatatatacacacacacacacgcacacacatatatatacatctatatctatgtttatctccctctctctctctctctctgtatatatatatatatatatatatatatatatatatatatatatatatataaatgtatatatatacatgcatacatacacacacatacatatatatacatatatatgtgtatatatacacacacacatgtaaatatggtagaaaaaacacaatgcacaaactagatttattgaagaaagttagacaacagtttcggaatcgaaaGGAAGCGGTATGAggagaaacatacacatatatatatatatatatatatatatatatatatatatatatatatatatatatatacatacatacatacatatatatatatatatatatatatatatatatatatatatatatatatatatatacatacatacatacatacatacatatatatataaatatatatatatatatatatatatatatatatatatatatgtatgtatgtatatattatatatacaaaatatgaatGTACATTTGGGTCTGTATGGATTACCAAAACGAGTTCTGCTGTTATACCTTCTTATTTTTGGGcgaatttaaaagaaagaaaaggtataaTTTTTTGTTGACATAATTTGTACACTCTGATTCTTAAATTAACCTTACAGTAGTGGATGATCCCAAACATTTATTTATACTCGCGATCCCTTTCTGAAACTTAGGACACATCTGCGACTCCCGACATCAGCCATTCCATCTTTATTAACTACAGGTAATTTTAGGCTATTGGGAAAAAAACTAATACTAATTTTCCCAAATTGTAAAATTATATCTTAAAGACATTGCTTCATGTTATATTCTTAATATGAGTACTGACAAAGACGAAGCAAAATCGacctatgctattattattactattttattactattattattattattattattattattatcattattattattatcattttgaaagGCCTCGCGacctctgtctttcccttataTTCAGAAACAGTTTGGACAGCGTGTAAGTTGGAGGTTTCCCGCCACCTCGGCTCTGATTGGCTGCAACGCCAGGCAGCTCGGCGATGATTGGCTGACGGGCACGTGTCTGAATAAGAACgttaatgttgacaaatgtagaaaatgtatgaattagaatggatatcttcacaatacaagagatgtatttaaccggtttcgattctatcttcatcagaaatacatgacgaagatagaatcgaaaccggttaaatacaactcttgtattgagatacccattctcattcataccttctctacaaATCTTCACAATGAACGAAatgatttgaccggtttcgacaaTACCTGGTCTTTCTGACGAGGTTATAATCGAAACCAGCGAAATACAACtcttgcgaagatattcattctcattcctgcCTTTTCTCCATGAGCGCTAAACTGGGCTGCCGCTGGGGAGGCGCCCCGTCGGCTGGGGACCGCTGTGGGACATGACAGACTCTCCGACTTTACAAGGAAGTGATATCAGTTACATGAGGCAGGGCACTAAATGCAATGTATTTTGTTCTTCCTCATATAAAAGCCATTTCATTCGTTTACCATTACATGAAATACATTTGAGAAAGTATCTGTGATCTGGTAAGTTAACAACCTAAGAGGGCTTCTCCTATCCACACAGCAAAAGTCACGACATTTATAACCAATCCACTGTTACAGAAAATACTTTAGATATGCTACAGCAATGCCTCCCAGCCAGAGAAGCCTTTCACTgcctggcctccccctcccctccccccgccgttcACTgcctggcctccccctcccctccccccgccattcaccgcactgccccccccccactcccccgccgtTCACTGCCTGGCCTGCCGCCCGCGCCGCATCAGCATGACGAGGATGACGGGCGAGAGGATGACGCGGACGAAGGACTGGAAGGCGATGACGGAGATGGTGCTCCAGATGGACA
This genomic interval from Penaeus vannamei isolate JL-2024 chromosome 35, ASM4276789v1, whole genome shotgun sequence contains the following:
- the LOC113822058 gene encoding cytochrome P450 2L1, coding for MLVEVLLCVAVLLLLHLWSNRPSTLPPGPRRYPIIGSGFADNDSVKRLQQKYGDVFSTRFGAVDQVFLCSYKLIKEAFAKTEFADRPSWRVFNFLSDGEEAGVIFSSGARWQASRRFLLRQLRDLGMGKSSMDAAVAVEAKALVEDFRRIAGSPTTLPDSISLVTLNVVWQLVASRRYNLDDAEMLRFLRLIRVFQEDVVFLVLPEFFPWLNYIPAPLMRRLSRQDWLQKSAKQANDMMQEVVDQHRASLDPDNPRDLIDCYLLEMERQKDSPSVIFNDTDLRKNIFDLFSAGFDTTSNMTRYVILYMAAHPDVQRKVQRHIDEVVPRGEVPASRHRARLPYLDATLQEVHRMASLVPLGVSHAAATDVRIGEYVIPKGTPVSACIGLCHKDPRYWDEPEEFRPERFLDEEGKFVAQREGFLPFGVGRRSCLGEALARMELFSFAAALLQSFTFAPPEGRKVDLGYTMLPGINVPKVQELLILPRT